The following proteins are co-located in the Streptomyces sp. NBC_01198 genome:
- a CDS encoding ABC transporter ATP-binding protein, producing MMAGGRAGSRSRQRGHELSATGVTVAYDRTDVVHDAAIAIRPAEVTALVGPNGSGKSTLLRTLARLQRARSGTLTLGAGTAGATDGFGLDPREFARHVALLTQGRPTPSGLSVRDVVEFGRYPHRGRWGRPDPGGAAVVERALGLTGVAHLATRGVEQLSGGQLQRVWLASCLAQETGVLLLDEPTTYLDLRYQIELLDLIRDLADDHAIAVGVVLHDLDQAAAVADRVALLSQGRIVADGPPEDVLTPQRLSEVYGIRIDVDTDPSTGRLRTRAVGRHHTRSERLHPSS from the coding sequence ATGATGGCTGGTGGGAGAGCCGGCAGTCGGTCGCGCCAGCGCGGCCATGAACTGTCGGCCACAGGAGTGACGGTGGCCTACGACCGCACCGACGTCGTGCACGACGCCGCGATCGCGATCCGGCCTGCCGAGGTGACCGCGCTCGTGGGTCCCAACGGCAGCGGGAAGTCGACGCTGCTGCGTACGCTCGCCCGGCTGCAGCGTGCCCGCAGCGGCACGCTCACCCTGGGGGCCGGCACCGCCGGCGCCACGGACGGCTTCGGCCTCGACCCGCGCGAATTCGCCCGGCACGTCGCGCTCCTGACGCAGGGCCGGCCCACGCCGAGCGGGCTCAGCGTCCGCGACGTGGTGGAGTTCGGCCGCTACCCGCACCGGGGGCGCTGGGGCAGGCCCGATCCCGGCGGCGCCGCGGTGGTGGAGCGGGCGCTCGGCCTGACCGGTGTGGCGCACCTCGCCACACGCGGTGTCGAGCAGCTGTCCGGCGGGCAGCTGCAGCGGGTGTGGCTGGCGAGCTGCCTCGCCCAGGAGACCGGCGTGCTGCTCCTGGACGAACCGACCACCTATCTCGACCTGCGCTATCAGATCGAACTCCTCGACCTGATCCGCGACCTGGCCGACGACCACGCGATCGCCGTCGGCGTCGTCCTGCACGACCTGGACCAGGCGGCCGCCGTCGCCGACCGGGTCGCGCTGCTCAGCCAGGGGCGGATCGTCGCCGACGGGCCGCCCGAGGACGTGCTGACACCGCAGCGGCTGTCCGAGGTCTACGGCATCCGGATCGACGTCGACACCGACCCCTCGACCGGCCGGCTGCGCACCCGCGCGGTCGGCCGCCACCACACCCGCAGTGAAAGGCTCCACCCCTCCTCATGA
- a CDS encoding iron-siderophore ABC transporter substrate-binding protein: protein MPRPAGRLLGAAAAATVAALSLTACGTTHPAADTDPARAAGPASATSGATGPITLTDAAGTAVRLDAPATRVVGTEWNVVEDLVTLGVDPVGVADVKGYQAWDAAAPLKNTPKDIGTRGEPSMDTIATLDPDLIVATTDLTASAVAQLRKIAPVLEVRSADAADQIGLMTRNLDLIARATGTAAKATAAEQAFDAKLTASRNALKAAGLDGAAYAFADGYVQSNQVAIRPYTGGSLIGAVNERLGLKNAWTVKGDKDYGLATTDVEGLTGLGDVRFAYIANAVDGDPFADGLARNAVWKSLPFVKAGQVHRLPDGVWMFGGLVSMEAYADAVVDALT, encoded by the coding sequence ATGCCCCGCCCCGCCGGCCGCCTCCTCGGCGCCGCAGCCGCCGCCACCGTCGCGGCGCTCTCCCTGACCGCGTGCGGAACGACCCACCCGGCCGCCGACACCGACCCCGCCCGCGCCGCAGGCCCGGCCTCGGCCACCTCCGGCGCAACCGGCCCGATCACGCTCACCGACGCGGCCGGCACCGCGGTGCGGCTCGACGCTCCCGCCACCAGGGTGGTCGGCACCGAGTGGAACGTCGTGGAGGACCTCGTCACGCTCGGCGTCGACCCGGTGGGCGTCGCCGACGTGAAGGGCTATCAGGCGTGGGACGCCGCCGCCCCGCTGAAGAACACCCCGAAGGACATCGGCACCCGCGGCGAGCCCAGCATGGACACCATCGCGACGCTCGACCCCGACCTCATCGTGGCCACCACCGACCTGACGGCCTCTGCGGTGGCGCAGTTGCGGAAGATCGCCCCGGTGCTCGAGGTGCGGTCGGCCGACGCCGCCGACCAGATCGGCCTGATGACGAGGAACCTCGACCTGATAGCCCGGGCCACCGGGACGGCGGCCAAGGCGACCGCCGCCGAGCAGGCCTTCGACGCGAAGCTCACCGCGAGCCGGAACGCGCTGAAGGCGGCCGGCCTCGACGGGGCCGCCTACGCCTTCGCCGACGGGTACGTCCAGTCCAACCAGGTCGCGATCCGCCCGTACACCGGCGGCTCCCTGATCGGCGCCGTCAACGAGCGGCTCGGTCTGAAGAACGCCTGGACGGTCAAGGGCGACAAGGACTACGGCCTGGCCACCACCGACGTCGAGGGCCTCACCGGGCTCGGTGACGTGCGGTTCGCCTACATCGCGAACGCCGTCGACGGCGACCCGTTCGCCGACGGCCTCGCCAGGAACGCCGTGTGGAAATCGCTGCCGTTCGTCAAGGCGGGGCAGGTCCACCGGCTGCCCGACGGCGTGTGGATGTTCGGCGGCCTGGTGTCGATGGAGGCGTACGCCGACGCCGTCGTCGACGCGCTGACGTAA
- a CDS encoding iron ABC transporter permease: MAVTTPPLAPASERRSVATPSAGAAAVTAALVLLVAALAVVDITQGTAAVGATQVWKAVTGHADPGDASVVIASRLPRAAAAVLVGVALGAAGAALQAVSRNVLAAPDTLAVNAGSYLALGLLTVTGASMPLLASSGVAFASGLAAAAVVLGLSGLGTGTVRLVLAGSALALGLGSVTDALLLLFPEQTNGLYQWSQGSVSQNGFDGVAQMAPVVLLALAGLLLLAGRVDALTLGDDAARGLGVPVRGTRVTVVVLASLLSAAAVSLAGPIGFVGLCAPALGRPLAGRLRGFTRARAAMPFAGLVGAALVLGSDVLLRAVVSAESAVAVPTGVITSAVGAVFLVVMALRTQDPGASAAPDRSRIPGRAAYAVTVAVLTAVLVGVVTAAVLLGDTRLLLGDVVNWAQGRGDHVVTFVLDTRVPRVLAALLAGAALALAGTLVQAVTRNPLADPGVLGVSGGAGLGAVLLVTTVPAAGSWSVAGAAFAGASATAALVFGLAARGGFRQNRLVLVGVGASAGTTALISLLIVLTDPFNATKALTWLSGSTYGRTLPDVLPVAAVLAVGTGFAMVRRRELDLVCLDDDTPRLLGLRLAPARLGLLAVSVLLSATAVAAAGTIGFVGLVAPHAARALVGRRHVRVAPTAMLLGATLVCAADLLGRTVIAPAQLGAGLMTAVVGAPYFLYLLVRTRR; encoded by the coding sequence ATGGCCGTCACCACACCACCGCTCGCGCCCGCTTCCGAACGCCGGTCCGTGGCCACGCCCTCGGCGGGCGCGGCCGCGGTGACGGCGGCGCTGGTCCTGCTGGTCGCAGCGCTCGCCGTCGTCGACATCACCCAGGGAACGGCCGCGGTCGGCGCGACCCAGGTGTGGAAGGCGGTCACCGGCCACGCCGACCCGGGCGACGCCTCCGTGGTGATCGCCTCGCGGCTGCCGAGGGCGGCCGCCGCCGTGCTGGTCGGCGTCGCCCTCGGCGCCGCGGGCGCCGCCTTGCAGGCGGTGAGCCGGAACGTGCTGGCCGCACCCGACACGCTCGCGGTGAACGCCGGTTCGTATCTCGCGCTGGGACTGCTCACCGTCACCGGTGCGTCCATGCCGCTGCTCGCCTCCTCCGGCGTCGCGTTCGCCAGCGGCCTCGCGGCGGCGGCCGTCGTCCTCGGGCTGTCCGGGCTGGGTACGGGGACGGTGCGGCTCGTACTGGCCGGCAGCGCACTCGCGCTGGGACTGGGCTCGGTCACCGACGCGCTGCTCCTGCTCTTCCCCGAGCAGACCAACGGCCTCTACCAGTGGAGCCAGGGCAGCGTCAGCCAGAACGGCTTCGACGGCGTCGCGCAGATGGCGCCGGTCGTGCTGCTCGCGCTGGCCGGGCTGCTGCTTCTCGCCGGCCGCGTCGACGCCCTCACGCTGGGCGACGACGCGGCCCGCGGGCTCGGCGTGCCGGTGCGGGGCACCCGGGTCACCGTCGTCGTGCTCGCCTCGCTGCTCTCGGCCGCCGCGGTGTCGCTGGCCGGTCCGATCGGCTTCGTGGGCCTGTGCGCGCCGGCACTCGGCCGGCCACTGGCCGGCCGGTTGCGCGGCTTCACCCGGGCGCGGGCGGCCATGCCCTTCGCCGGCCTGGTCGGCGCGGCGCTGGTGCTCGGCTCCGACGTCCTGCTGCGGGCTGTTGTGAGCGCCGAGTCCGCGGTCGCGGTGCCGACCGGGGTGATCACCAGCGCCGTCGGCGCGGTGTTCCTCGTCGTCATGGCACTGCGCACCCAGGACCCCGGGGCGTCCGCCGCACCCGACCGGTCGCGTATCCCAGGCCGGGCGGCGTACGCCGTCACCGTCGCCGTCCTGACGGCGGTGCTCGTCGGCGTGGTGACCGCCGCGGTGCTGCTCGGCGACACCCGGCTGCTGCTCGGCGACGTGGTGAACTGGGCGCAGGGGCGCGGCGACCATGTCGTCACCTTCGTCCTCGACACCCGGGTGCCGCGGGTGCTCGCCGCGCTGCTCGCCGGGGCGGCGCTCGCGCTGGCCGGGACGCTCGTGCAGGCCGTGACCCGCAACCCGCTCGCGGATCCCGGTGTCCTCGGCGTCTCCGGCGGGGCCGGGCTGGGGGCCGTACTGCTCGTCACCACCGTGCCGGCCGCCGGTTCGTGGAGCGTGGCGGGCGCGGCCTTCGCCGGGGCGTCGGCCACCGCGGCCCTGGTCTTCGGGCTCGCGGCCCGCGGCGGCTTCCGGCAGAACCGCCTCGTGCTCGTCGGCGTGGGCGCCTCGGCCGGGACCACGGCCCTCATCAGCCTGCTGATCGTCCTCACCGACCCGTTCAACGCCACGAAGGCGCTGACCTGGCTGTCCGGTTCGACCTACGGGCGGACGCTGCCGGACGTGCTGCCGGTCGCGGCCGTGCTGGCCGTCGGGACCGGCTTCGCCATGGTCCGCCGCCGGGAACTCGACCTGGTCTGCCTGGACGACGACACCCCCCGGCTGCTCGGGCTGCGCCTCGCGCCGGCCCGGCTGGGCCTGCTGGCGGTGAGCGTGCTGCTCAGCGCCACCGCGGTGGCCGCCGCGGGCACGATCGGCTTCGTCGGACTCGTCGCCCCGCACGCGGCGCGCGCGCTCGTCGGGCGGCGGCACGTGCGGGTCGCCCCGACGGCGATGCTGCTCGGCGCGACGCTGGTCTGCGCCGCCGACCTGCTCGGCCGCACGGTCATCGCCCCGGCGCAGCTCGGCGCCGGGCTCATGACCGCCGTCGTCGGGGCGCCCTACTTCCTCTATCTGCTGGTCCGCACCCGGCGGTAG
- a CDS encoding aldo/keto reductase, with amino-acid sequence MKYRTLGRTGIKVSPFCLGAMMFGAQGNPDHDDCVRIVHKALDAGINFVDTADVYSQGESEEIVGKALKGRRDNVVLATKAHLPMGDDPNQRGNSRRWLVRALDDSLRRLRTDHVDLFQIHRPAPDTDVEETLSALTDLVRAGKVRTIGSSTFPASDIVEAQWVAERRGLHRFRTEQPPYSILDRGIETEVLPVSERYGMGTLVWSPLAGGLLTGRYRKGRPADTHRAGFGFAHMSDERRLDAVEQLIPLARDAGMPLTHMAMAFVIAHPGVTSAIIGPRTMAHFDDLLAGAEVTLTDDVLDAIDAIAPPGSDTGRMDMAYTSPALAQPALRRRPAPDRSAA; translated from the coding sequence GTGAAGTACCGCACGCTGGGCCGGACCGGCATCAAGGTCAGCCCCTTCTGCCTGGGCGCGATGATGTTCGGCGCCCAGGGCAACCCCGACCACGACGACTGCGTACGCATCGTGCACAAGGCGCTGGACGCGGGCATCAACTTCGTCGACACCGCCGACGTCTACTCGCAGGGCGAGTCCGAGGAGATCGTCGGCAAGGCACTCAAGGGCCGCCGCGACAACGTCGTGCTGGCCACCAAGGCGCATCTGCCGATGGGGGACGACCCCAACCAGCGCGGCAACTCGCGGCGCTGGCTGGTGCGCGCACTGGACGACTCGCTGCGCCGGTTGCGGACCGACCACGTCGACCTGTTCCAGATCCACCGGCCCGCACCGGACACCGACGTGGAGGAGACCCTCTCCGCCCTCACCGACCTGGTGCGCGCGGGCAAGGTCAGGACGATCGGCTCCTCCACCTTCCCGGCCTCGGACATCGTCGAGGCCCAGTGGGTCGCAGAGCGCCGCGGCCTGCACCGCTTCCGTACCGAGCAGCCGCCGTACTCGATCCTGGACCGCGGCATCGAGACCGAGGTGCTGCCGGTCAGCGAGCGCTACGGCATGGGCACCCTGGTCTGGAGCCCCCTCGCGGGCGGCCTGCTCACCGGGCGCTACCGCAAGGGCCGGCCGGCCGACACCCACCGGGCCGGCTTCGGTTTCGCCCACATGAGCGACGAGCGCAGGCTCGACGCCGTCGAACAGCTCATCCCGCTGGCCCGGGACGCCGGGATGCCGCTGACCCACATGGCGATGGCGTTCGTGATCGCCCACCCCGGGGTCACGTCCGCGATCATCGGTCCGCGCACCATGGCCCACTTCGACGACCTGCTGGCCGGCGCGGAGGTCACCCTCACCGACGACGTGCTGGACGCGATCGACGCGATAGCGCCGCCGGGTTCCGACACCGGCAGGATGGACATGGCCTACACCTCGCCCGCCCTCGCGCAGCCCGCGCTCCGCCGCCGCCCCGCCCCCGACCGCTCCGCGGCCTGA
- a CDS encoding TetR/AcrR family transcriptional regulator gives MATSAEHPRQPVRADAQRSIDALLTAAAEVFADAGVDAPVRQITARAGVGAGTLYRHFPQRSDLIAAVFRHEVDACAAAAPALAGQYGPLDALIGWLQRFAGFIATKRGLSAALHSGDPAYDSLPAYFRERFEPVLAALLDAAARAGDIRADTDPWDLLRAIGNLTVPAPEDGSGHTGRMIALLVDGLRFGARAGSA, from the coding sequence ATGGCGACCAGTGCGGAGCACCCCCGCCAGCCCGTGCGCGCCGACGCGCAGCGCAGCATCGACGCCCTGCTCACCGCGGCCGCCGAGGTCTTCGCCGACGCCGGCGTGGACGCCCCCGTACGGCAGATAACCGCCAGGGCCGGGGTCGGCGCGGGAACCCTCTACCGGCACTTCCCGCAGCGCTCCGACCTCATCGCGGCGGTCTTCCGCCACGAGGTCGACGCCTGCGCGGCCGCCGCGCCCGCCCTCGCCGGGCAGTACGGGCCGCTCGACGCGCTCATCGGATGGCTGCAGCGGTTCGCGGGCTTCATCGCCACCAAGCGCGGGCTCAGCGCCGCCCTGCACTCCGGCGACCCGGCCTACGACAGCCTGCCCGCCTACTTCAGGGAGCGCTTCGAGCCGGTCCTTGCGGCACTGCTCGACGCCGCGGCGCGCGCCGGCGACATCCGCGCGGACACCGACCCGTGGGACCTGCTGCGGGCCATCGGCAACCTCACCGTCCCGGCTCCGGAGGACGGCAGCGGCCACACAGGGCGCATGATCGCGCTGCTGGTGGACGGCCTCCGCTTCGGCGCCCGGGCCGGCTCGGCCTGA
- a CDS encoding NADP-dependent oxidoreductase translates to MRAVVIEEYGGPEVLRLTEVPAPVAGPGQLRVRVRTAGVNPVDTKQRAGYFSATASASFPLRLGNEYAGPVDQVGEGVGGFAVGDEVFGSATGQCYAELVVVEAADAVGKPAPLGWDAAGGLPAVGQTAYTALEQIGGVTAGETLLVHAAAGGVGTVAVQIARLRGAAVIGTASERNHDYLRSLGAVPVAYGPGLVDRVRELAPGGVDAALDAVGGDATAVSLALVADRRRIGTTIDTAAAETYGFQRVGGRTTPGLRQLAEWCRTGDLDLPSVTGYPLDQVAAAHRQVEAGHTRGKVVLRVG, encoded by the coding sequence ATGCGCGCTGTGGTGATCGAGGAGTACGGCGGTCCCGAGGTCCTGCGGCTCACCGAGGTGCCCGCGCCCGTCGCGGGGCCCGGCCAACTGCGGGTGCGGGTACGCACCGCGGGCGTCAACCCGGTCGACACCAAGCAGCGCGCCGGGTACTTCTCCGCGACCGCCTCGGCGTCCTTCCCGCTGCGCCTGGGCAACGAGTACGCCGGCCCCGTCGACCAGGTCGGCGAGGGTGTCGGCGGATTCGCCGTTGGCGACGAGGTGTTCGGCTCGGCGACGGGGCAGTGCTACGCGGAGCTGGTCGTCGTCGAGGCGGCGGACGCCGTCGGCAAGCCCGCGCCACTGGGCTGGGACGCCGCCGGCGGACTGCCGGCTGTCGGCCAGACCGCGTACACCGCGCTGGAGCAGATCGGCGGCGTCACGGCGGGCGAGACCCTGCTCGTGCACGCCGCCGCGGGCGGTGTCGGAACCGTCGCCGTCCAGATCGCCCGGCTGCGGGGTGCCGCCGTCATCGGCACCGCGAGCGAGCGCAACCACGACTACCTGCGCTCGCTCGGCGCCGTCCCGGTGGCGTACGGCCCCGGCCTGGTGGACCGGGTGCGCGAGCTGGCGCCCGGCGGCGTCGACGCGGCCCTCGACGCGGTCGGCGGTGACGCCACCGCGGTGTCGCTGGCGCTGGTCGCCGACCGGCGGCGTATCGGGACCACGATCGACACCGCGGCCGCCGAGACGTACGGCTTCCAGCGTGTGGGCGGGCGCACCACACCGGGACTTCGGCAGCTGGCCGAGTGGTGCCGCACCGGCGACCTCGACCTGCCCAGCGTCACCGGCTACCCGCTCGACCAGGTCGCCGCCGCCCACCGCCAGGTCGAGGCGGGTCACACCCGCGGCAAGGTGGTGCTGCGGGTCGGGTGA
- a CDS encoding GNAT family N-acetyltransferase, with the protein MDDTTHGIRIRPGGLADAPATLGMLDRAVVWMNDRGNTEQWGTTPYSRQPGGVARVERYLTENAPFIAELDGTPVGTLVLDSGPSPQVPIPPADEPERYVRLLVSDRRYAGRGVGAALLAHAAEETRRAGVGLLRVDCWAGGDGDLVAFYRRNGFTPTDRFLAGSWPGQVLARRVS; encoded by the coding sequence GTGGACGACACGACGCACGGCATACGGATCAGACCCGGCGGCCTTGCCGACGCGCCGGCCACCCTGGGCATGCTCGACCGGGCGGTGGTCTGGATGAACGACCGGGGCAACACCGAGCAGTGGGGCACGACGCCGTATTCGCGGCAGCCGGGCGGGGTCGCGCGCGTCGAGCGCTATCTGACCGAGAACGCCCCCTTCATCGCCGAACTGGACGGCACCCCCGTCGGCACTCTGGTGCTGGACTCCGGGCCCAGCCCGCAGGTGCCGATCCCGCCGGCCGACGAGCCGGAGCGGTACGTCCGGCTGCTGGTCTCCGACCGGCGCTACGCGGGCCGGGGCGTCGGGGCGGCGCTGCTGGCCCACGCGGCCGAGGAGACCCGGCGGGCGGGGGTCGGGCTGCTGCGGGTGGACTGCTGGGCGGGCGGCGACGGCGACCTCGTGGCCTTCTACCGGCGCAACGGCTTCACCCCCACCGACCGTTTCCTGGCAGGCTCCTGGCCCGGCCAGGTGCTCGCCCGGCGGGTCAGCTGA
- a CDS encoding SAM-dependent methyltransferase translates to MNHEQLSRIAHATHPIKAPLDDASVRLLLEKALPRGDERVLDLGCGGGEWLLRALAMSPRVRAEGVDVSDEAMSQARAAATGRGLGQRLVLHQQDAAGFAAAQPFDLVLSVGAAHAFGGLLPTLAAARRHLAPGGHVLVGDGFWDRTPSPDAVEVLGDFADLATTVDRVVADGWTPVFGHVSTRGELDDYEWACWGTLAGWALDHPEHPAAPEVLATAGTRRSEWLRAYRDTFGFVTLVLRRTRDRL, encoded by the coding sequence GTGAACCACGAACAGCTGTCCCGGATCGCCCACGCCACCCACCCGATCAAGGCCCCTCTCGACGATGCGTCGGTGCGCCTGTTGCTGGAGAAGGCACTGCCCCGCGGTGACGAACGGGTCCTCGACCTCGGGTGCGGCGGCGGCGAATGGCTGCTGCGCGCCCTGGCCATGAGCCCGCGGGTGCGCGCCGAGGGCGTGGACGTCTCCGACGAGGCGATGTCCCAGGCCCGCGCGGCGGCGACCGGCCGCGGCCTCGGGCAGCGGCTGGTGCTGCACCAGCAGGACGCTGCGGGGTTCGCCGCCGCCCAGCCCTTCGACCTGGTGCTCAGCGTCGGGGCGGCGCACGCGTTCGGCGGGCTGCTCCCGACCCTCGCCGCGGCCCGGCGCCACCTGGCCCCCGGCGGGCACGTCCTGGTCGGCGACGGGTTCTGGGACCGTACGCCGTCCCCCGATGCGGTGGAGGTGCTGGGCGACTTCGCGGACCTGGCCACCACCGTGGACCGCGTCGTCGCCGACGGATGGACGCCGGTGTTCGGACACGTCAGCACCCGCGGGGAGCTGGACGACTACGAATGGGCCTGCTGGGGCACGCTCGCCGGCTGGGCGCTGGACCACCCCGAGCACCCGGCCGCCCCTGAGGTACTGGCCACGGCCGGCACCCGCCGCTCCGAATGGCTGCGCGCCTACCGCGACACCTTCGGTTTCGTCACCCTCGTGCTGCGCCGGACCCGAGACCGCCTCTGA
- a CDS encoding GNAT family N-acetyltransferase, translated as MLIREATAADWPAIWPFFHRIVTAGETFTYPADLTEDQGREWWLLPAPHRTVVAVDEAGTVLGTAKMNRNHMGNGSHIASASYMVDPAHSGQGVGRALCAYSVDWARAAGYRAMQFNAVVESNVHAVRLYRSLGFEVIGTLPEGFRHPGLGYVGLHIMHLAL; from the coding sequence ATGCTGATCAGAGAAGCCACCGCGGCGGACTGGCCCGCCATCTGGCCGTTCTTCCACCGCATCGTCACCGCGGGCGAGACCTTCACCTACCCCGCGGACCTGACCGAGGACCAGGGTCGCGAGTGGTGGCTGCTGCCGGCACCGCACCGTACGGTCGTCGCGGTGGACGAGGCGGGTACGGTGCTGGGCACGGCGAAGATGAACCGCAACCACATGGGCAACGGCTCGCACATCGCGAGCGCCAGCTACATGGTCGACCCGGCGCACTCCGGGCAGGGCGTGGGACGGGCGCTGTGCGCGTACTCGGTGGACTGGGCGCGGGCGGCGGGATACCGCGCCATGCAGTTCAACGCGGTCGTGGAGTCGAACGTGCACGCCGTGCGGCTCTACCGGTCGCTCGGCTTCGAGGTGATCGGCACCCTGCCGGAGGGTTTCCGGCATCCCGGACTGGGCTATGTGGGACTGCACATCATGCATCTCGCACTCTGA
- a CDS encoding VOC family protein: MDADDGEVLGRVRVAARLPAQDLERARRFYSERLGLDPVDERPGGLLYRCEGADFVLFQSTGTSPGTFTQMALEVADIEAAVAALKRRGVVFEEVDAPGFRTEGGIAEIEGNYPSKGARGERGAWFRDSEGNLLGIGEPVF, from the coding sequence ATGGACGCAGACGACGGGGAGGTTCTGGGCCGGGTACGCGTGGCGGCCAGGCTTCCGGCCCAGGACCTGGAGCGTGCACGGCGCTTCTACTCGGAGCGGCTGGGCCTCGATCCCGTGGACGAACGGCCCGGCGGGCTGCTGTACCGCTGTGAGGGCGCCGACTTCGTGCTGTTCCAGTCGACGGGGACCTCGCCCGGCACCTTCACCCAGATGGCGTTGGAGGTCGCCGACATCGAGGCGGCCGTCGCCGCGCTCAAGCGGCGCGGCGTGGTCTTCGAGGAGGTCGACGCGCCCGGCTTCCGCACGGAGGGCGGCATCGCCGAGATCGAGGGGAACTACCCCAGCAAGGGTGCGCGCGGTGAGCGCGGCGCCTGGTTCCGCGACAGCGAGGGGAATCTGCTCGGCATCGGCGAGCCGGTCTTCTGA
- a CDS encoding AAA family ATPase, with product MLVWINGPFGGGKTATAFELARRLDGSVVCDPEHVGFGLHRTLPPALRSDFQDLRAWREGVYEVLDLAASGHRGTVIVPMTVVEPVYFRETVGRLRERGHDVRHFALLAERSTVVKRLRERGVGHLVQAVAGKDAPLRRESFAVGKLDLCLERLAGPEFAEQVWTDRLGVPGVADHIAASTGLRLAPNTDGALRGRLRRAWISAKHIRLR from the coding sequence ATGCTGGTGTGGATCAACGGACCGTTCGGCGGCGGCAAGACCGCGACCGCCTTCGAGCTGGCCCGGCGGCTGGACGGCAGCGTGGTGTGCGACCCGGAACACGTCGGCTTCGGCCTGCACCGGACGCTGCCGCCGGCGCTGCGCAGCGACTTCCAGGATCTGCGGGCGTGGCGGGAAGGCGTATACGAGGTGCTTGACCTCGCCGCGAGCGGGCATCGGGGGACGGTGATCGTGCCGATGACCGTGGTCGAGCCGGTGTACTTCCGGGAGACCGTGGGCCGGCTGCGAGAACGCGGGCATGATGTGCGGCACTTCGCGTTGCTCGCCGAGCGCTCGACGGTCGTGAAGCGGCTGCGGGAGCGGGGTGTCGGGCACCTCGTGCAGGCCGTCGCGGGGAAGGACGCGCCCCTGCGGCGGGAGAGCTTCGCCGTCGGCAAGCTGGACCTGTGCCTGGAGCGGCTGGCCGGGCCGGAATTCGCCGAGCAGGTGTGGACCGACCGGCTCGGCGTCCCCGGCGTGGCCGACCACATCGCCGCCTCGACCGGCCTGCGCCTCGCCCCGAACACCGACGGCGCCCTGCGAGGGCGGCTGCGCCGGGCGTGGATCAGCGCGAAGCACATCCGCCTGCGCTGA
- a CDS encoding type B 50S ribosomal protein L31, whose protein sequence is MKHDIHPTSRPVVYRDKAGDFAFLTRSTATSDRSVVWTDGNTYPVIDVEISSASHPFYTGKARELDTAGRVERFRQRYGRNAG, encoded by the coding sequence ATGAAGCACGACATCCACCCCACGTCCCGCCCGGTGGTCTACCGCGACAAGGCCGGCGACTTCGCCTTCCTGACCCGCTCCACCGCGACGTCGGACCGCAGCGTCGTCTGGACGGACGGCAACACCTACCCCGTCATCGACGTGGAGATCTCCTCGGCCAGCCACCCGTTCTACACGGGCAAGGCACGCGAGCTGGACACCGCGGGCCGGGTCGAGCGCTTCCGCCAGCGCTACGGCCGTAACGCCGGCTGA
- the rpmG gene encoding 50S ribosomal protein L33, whose amino-acid sequence MARSELRPVVKLRSTAGTGHTYVTRKNRRNDPDRLTLLKYDPVARRHVLFREER is encoded by the coding sequence ATGGCCCGCAGCGAACTTCGCCCCGTCGTGAAGCTCCGCTCCACCGCCGGCACCGGTCACACCTACGTGACCCGCAAGAACCGGCGCAACGACCCCGACCGGCTGACGCTGCTCAAGTACGACCCCGTCGCCCGCCGGCACGTGCTCTTCCGCGAAGAGCGCTGA
- a CDS encoding TetR/AcrR family transcriptional regulator — MTTTGRAGTRTDGRVARGDETRRLVLARAVSVASVDGLDGLTVGRLAADLGLSKSGVFALFGSKEDLQLATVRAAIGIFLEHVVHPVHELPHGMDRLWRLCSGWLVYSQARVFPGGCFFSSAAAEYDARPGRLHDTVAATRKNWSSLLEQTLREAQQVGEARRDLDRRQLVFEICALLELANGESVLHGDDTGYRMAADGILSRLRDAATDPSLLPAAG, encoded by the coding sequence ATGACGACGACCGGCAGGGCGGGCACCCGTACCGACGGCCGGGTCGCGCGGGGTGACGAGACGCGGCGGCTGGTGCTGGCGCGGGCCGTCTCGGTCGCCTCGGTCGACGGCCTCGACGGGCTGACGGTCGGGCGGCTCGCGGCCGACCTGGGGCTCAGCAAGAGCGGGGTCTTCGCGCTGTTCGGGTCGAAGGAGGACCTGCAGCTGGCCACCGTGCGCGCGGCCATCGGGATCTTCCTCGAACACGTCGTCCACCCGGTCCACGAGCTGCCGCACGGCATGGACCGGCTGTGGCGGCTGTGCTCCGGCTGGCTGGTGTATTCGCAGGCCAGGGTCTTCCCGGGGGGCTGCTTCTTCTCCTCGGCCGCCGCCGAGTACGACGCGCGTCCGGGGCGACTGCACGACACCGTCGCGGCGACGCGCAAGAACTGGTCCTCCCTGCTGGAGCAGACCCTCCGGGAGGCCCAGCAGGTGGGCGAGGCACGGCGGGACCTCGACAGGCGGCAGCTGGTCTTCGAGATCTGCGCGCTGCTGGAGCTGGCCAACGGGGAGTCGGTGCTGCACGGGGACGACACCGGCTACCGCATGGCGGCCGACGGCATCCTGAGCCGGCTGCGGGACGCGGCGACCGATCCGTCGCTGCTGCCGGCCGCCGGCTGA